Proteins from one Peromyscus eremicus chromosome 8a, PerEre_H2_v1, whole genome shotgun sequence genomic window:
- the Csf3 gene encoding granulocyte colony-stimulating factor: protein MAQLSAQSRVKLMALQLLLWHSALWTGQEAIPLAPVTSQPPTLPLPRSFLLKSLEQARKIQARTSVLLEQLCATYKLCHPEELVLLGHSLGLPQAPLSHCSGQALQLTKCLSQLHRGLFLYQGFLQALAGISPELAPTMDMLQLDVANFATTIWQQMENLGVVPAGQPTQSTMPTFTSAFQRRAGGVLATSRLQSFLETAHHALNRLA, encoded by the exons ATGGCTCAACTTTCTGCCCAGAGCCGCGTGAAGCTGATGG CCCTCCAGCTGCTGCTGTGGCACAGTGCACTCTGGACAGGACAAGAGGCCATTCCCCTGGCTCCTGTCACCTCTCAGCCACCAACCCTGCCTTTGCCCCGGAGCTTCCTGCTTAAGTCCTTGGAGCAAGCGAGGAAGATTCAGGCCAGGACCTCGGTGCTGCTGGAGCAGCTG TGTGCTACCTACAAGCTGTGCCACCCAGAGGAGCTAGTGCTGCTCGGCCACTCTCTGGGTCTCCCACAGGCTCCTCTGAGCCACTGCTCCGGCCAGGCCCTGCAGCTG ACCAAGTGCCTGAGCCAACTCCACCGCGGACTGTTCCTGTACCAAGGCTTCCTGCAGGCCCTAGCGGGCATTTCCCCGGAGTTGGCCCCTACCATGGACATGCTGCAGCTTGATGTTGCCAACtttgccaccaccatctggcagcAG ATGGAAAACCTGGGGGTGGTCCCTGCTGGGCAGCCCACCCAGAGCACCATGCCAACCTTCACCTCTGCCTTCCAGCGCCGGGCGGGAGGTGTCCTGGCCACTTCCCGCCTGCAGAGCTTCCTGGAGACGGCTCACCACGCTCTGAACCGCCTCGCCTAG